A stretch of DNA from Trueperaceae bacterium:
CGAGGAAGGTGACTCCGAGGACCGCGATGGTGATGGCGAGGCCAGGGAAGACGGCCACCCAGTAGTCGATCGTGAGGTACAAGCGGTTCTCGGCCAGCATCCTCCCCCAGCTCGGCGTGGGTGGCGGTACGCCAAGTCCGAGGAACGACAGCGATGCTTCCGTGATGATCATCCTGGCGATCTCGATGGGCAGGAGTACCAGGATGACAGTGAGCGCGTTGGGGAACAGGTGGCGCGCGATGATCGCAGCGTCGCTGGCGCCGAGGGCCCGAGCGGCGTGCACGAACGGCTGCTCCTT
This window harbors:
- a CDS encoding ABC transporter permease, whose amino-acid sequence is MALVDLMLAFPLIVLALALVATLGPSMRNVILALVVTGWMVYARVVRAVVLRLKEQPFVHAARALGASDAAIIARHLFPNALTVILVLLPIEIARMIITEASLSFLGLGVPPPTPSWGRMLAENRLYLTIDYWVAVFPGLAITIAVLGVTFLGDGLRDRLDPRLRHLL